A region of Bacillus cabrialesii DNA encodes the following proteins:
- the cypB gene encoding bifunctional cytochrome P450/NADPH--P450 reductase CypB, translated as MKQASAIPKPKTYGPLKNLPHLEKEQLSQSLWRIADELGPIFRFDFPGVSSVFVSGHNLVAEVCDESRFDKNLGKGLLKVREFGGDGLFTSWTHEPNWQKAHRILLPSFSQKAMKGYHSMMLDIATQLIQKWSRLNPNEEIDVADDMTRLTLDTIGLCGFNYRFNSFYRDSQHPFITSMLRALKEAMNQSKRLGLQDKMMVKTKLQFQKDIEAMNALVDRMIAERKANPDENIKDLLSLMLYAKDPVTGETLDDENIRYQIITFLIAGHETTSGLLSFAIYCLLTHPEKLKKAQEEADRVLTDETPEYKQIQQLKYIRMVLNETIRLYPTAPAFSLYAKEDTVLGGEYPISKGQPVTVLIPKLHRDQNAWGEDAEDFRPERFEDPSRIPHHAYKPFGNGQRACIGMQFALQEATMVLGLVLKHFDLMNHTGYELKIKEALTIKPDEFKITVKPRKTAAFNVQRKEQADIKTEIKPRETKPKHGTPLLVLYGSNLGTAEGIAGELAAYGRQMGFTATTAPLDDYIDKLPEQGAVVIVTASYNGAPPDNAAGFVEWLDELEEDRLKGVSYAVFGCGNRSWASTYQRIPRLIDDMMKAKGASRLTTLGEGDAADDFESHRESWENRFWKETMEAFDINEVSQKEDRPSLSITFLSEATETPLAKAYGAFEGNVLENRELQAADSPRSTRHIELQLPDGKTYIEGDHIGILPKNSQKLVQRVLSRFDLQATHVIKMSGSPHMAHLPMDRPIKVEDLLASYVELQEPASRLQLRELASYTVCPPHKKELEQLVSDDGIYKEQVLAKRLTMLDLLEDYPACEMPFERFLELLPSLKPRYYSISSSPKVHANIVSMTVGVVKAAAWSGRGEYLGVASNYLAGLSTDDAAACFIRTPQSGFQMPDDPQTPIIMVGPGTGIAPFRGFIQARSVLKKEGNTLGEALLYFGCRRPDHDDLYREELDQAERNGLVTIRRCYSRIENKAKEYVQHLLKQDTHKLISLIEKGAHIYVCGDGSQMAPDVENTLRLAYEAEKGASQEESTEWLRKLQDQKRYVKDVWTGM; from the coding sequence ATGAAACAGGCAAGCGCAATACCAAAGCCAAAAACATACGGACCTTTGAAAAATCTTCCCCATCTTGAAAAAGAGCAGCTTTCTCAATCTTTGTGGCGGATCGCTGATGAATTAGGGCCGATTTTCCGTTTTGATTTTCCAGGGGTGTCCAGTGTATTTGTATCCGGCCACAATCTTGTGGCTGAGGTGTGTGATGAAAGCCGCTTTGACAAAAACCTTGGCAAAGGCCTGCTAAAGGTGCGCGAGTTTGGCGGAGACGGCTTATTTACAAGCTGGACCCACGAACCGAACTGGCAAAAAGCCCACCGCATTTTGCTGCCGAGCTTCAGTCAAAAAGCGATGAAAGGCTATCATTCTATGATGCTGGATATTGCAACCCAGCTGATTCAAAAATGGAGCCGGCTTAATCCTAATGAAGAAATTGATGTAGCGGACGACATGACCCGCCTGACGCTTGATACGATCGGGCTATGCGGGTTTAACTATCGATTCAACAGTTTTTACCGTGATTCACAGCATCCGTTTATCACAAGCATGCTCCGTGCCTTAAAAGAGGCGATGAATCAATCGAAAAGATTGGGCCTGCAAGATAAGATGATGGTGAAAACGAAGCTGCAGTTCCAAAAGGATATAGAAGCCATGAACGCCCTTGTCGATAGAATGATAGCGGAGCGAAAAGCGAATCCGGATGAAAACATTAAGGATCTTTTATCACTCATGCTTTATGCCAAAGATCCAGTAACGGGTGAAACGCTGGATGATGAAAACATCAGATATCAAATCATCACGTTTTTAATTGCAGGGCATGAGACAACAAGCGGTTTGCTTTCATTTGCGATCTACTGTCTGCTTACACATCCGGAAAAACTGAAAAAAGCTCAAGAGGAAGCGGATCGCGTGTTAACGGATGAAACGCCGGAATATAAACAAATCCAGCAGCTGAAATATATTCGGATGGTTTTGAATGAAACAATCAGGCTGTATCCAACAGCACCGGCCTTTTCTCTCTACGCTAAGGAAGATACTGTTCTAGGCGGGGAATATCCGATCAGCAAAGGACAGCCTGTCACCGTTTTGATTCCGAAGCTGCACCGTGATCAAAACGCATGGGGTGAGGATGCGGAAGATTTTCGTCCGGAACGGTTTGAAGACCCTTCGCGTATTCCTCACCATGCGTATAAGCCGTTTGGAAACGGGCAGCGCGCTTGTATCGGCATGCAGTTTGCCCTCCAAGAAGCGACGATGGTTCTCGGTCTTGTATTAAAGCATTTTGATTTGATGAACCATACTGGATACGAACTGAAAATCAAAGAAGCATTAACGATCAAGCCGGATGAATTTAAAATTACTGTGAAACCGCGGAAAACAGCAGCATTCAATGTACAGAGAAAAGAACAGGCTGATATCAAAACAGAAATAAAGCCAAGAGAAACAAAACCTAAACACGGCACACCTTTACTCGTTCTTTACGGTTCAAACCTCGGGACAGCGGAAGGAATAGCCGGTGAACTGGCTGCTTACGGCCGCCAGATGGGCTTCACAGCTACAACAGCCCCGCTTGATGATTATATTGACAAGCTTCCTGAACAAGGCGCAGTCGTCATCGTTACGGCTTCTTATAATGGGGCGCCGCCTGATAATGCAGCCGGCTTTGTAGAGTGGCTGGATGAGCTTGAGGAAGACCGTTTGAAAGGAGTTTCCTATGCGGTATTCGGCTGCGGAAACCGGAGCTGGGCCAGCACGTATCAGCGTATTCCCCGTCTCATAGATGACATGATGAAAGCAAAGGGGGCATCCCGCTTAACAACGCTTGGGGAAGGCGATGCCGCCGATGACTTTGAAAGCCATCGCGAATCGTGGGAAAACCGCTTTTGGAAGGAAACGATGGAGGCATTTGATATAAACGAAGTATCTCAGAAAGAAGACAGGCCTTCATTATCTATTACTTTTCTCAGCGAAGCGACGGAAACGCCGCTTGCCAAAGCCTATGGCGCGTTTGAAGGGAATGTTTTAGAAAACCGGGAGCTCCAGGCGGCTGACAGTCCGCGTTCCACCCGCCATATTGAATTGCAGCTTCCTGACGGCAAAACATATATAGAAGGCGATCATATCGGCATACTGCCAAAAAACAGCCAGAAGCTTGTTCAGCGAGTCCTCAGCCGATTCGATTTGCAGGCCACTCATGTGATAAAAATGAGCGGAAGCCCTCATATGGCTCATCTTCCGATGGATCGGCCGATCAAAGTGGAGGATTTGTTGGCGTCTTATGTGGAGCTGCAAGAACCGGCTTCAAGGCTTCAGCTTCGGGAGCTGGCTTCTTATACAGTCTGTCCGCCTCATAAAAAAGAGCTGGAGCAGCTCGTGTCTGATGATGGCATTTACAAAGAGCAGGTACTGGCAAAACGTCTCACCATGCTTGATCTTTTAGAGGATTACCCTGCCTGCGAAATGCCGTTTGAGCGGTTTTTAGAGCTATTGCCATCACTAAAACCAAGATATTATTCCATTTCAAGCTCCCCGAAAGTCCATGCCAATATCGTGAGCATGACGGTCGGAGTTGTCAAAGCCGCAGCTTGGAGCGGACGCGGCGAATATCTGGGAGTCGCTTCTAATTATTTGGCGGGGCTAAGTACAGATGATGCCGCAGCCTGCTTCATCCGTACGCCGCAATCCGGATTCCAGATGCCGGATGACCCTCAAACGCCTATCATTATGGTCGGGCCGGGTACAGGTATTGCGCCATTCAGGGGTTTTATTCAGGCAAGATCTGTTTTGAAGAAGGAAGGAAACACGCTTGGTGAAGCTCTTTTATACTTCGGGTGCCGGCGCCCCGATCATGATGATCTTTACAGAGAAGAGCTGGATCAAGCGGAACGGAATGGCTTGGTTACAATCCGCCGATGCTACTCACGCATCGAAAACAAAGCAAAAGAATATGTTCAGCACTTGCTCAAACAAGATACGCACAAATTAATATCGCTCATTGAAAAAGGGGCTCACATTTACGTCTGCGGTGATGGCTCGCAAATGGCTCCTGATGTGGAAAATACTTTGCGACTGGCATATGAAGCTGAAAAAGGAGCAAGTCAGGAAGAATCAACTGAATGGCTGCGGAAGCTGCAAGACCAAAAACGTTATGTGAAAGACGTTTGGACAGGAATGTAA
- a CDS encoding TetR/AcrR family transcriptional regulator translates to MLSASSSKYDMIMKASVSLFTERGFDATTIPMIAERAHVGTGTIYRYFDSKETLVNVLFQESIQSFTEKLKRDFSELPVREGFHHVFCCLVQFTNESDYALFFLETKKDAHYLNDTSRKMIENLTHMLDDYFNKGKAEGVIRSLPSNVLIAIVLGAFLKIYQLVQTGDIQMDMNLMTEVEQCCWDAIKLH, encoded by the coding sequence ATGTTATCCGCATCCAGCAGTAAATACGACATGATTATGAAAGCGTCGGTCTCCCTATTTACGGAAAGGGGATTTGATGCTACCACTATCCCTATGATAGCTGAACGAGCTCATGTTGGGACAGGAACGATCTACCGTTATTTTGACAGCAAAGAAACACTCGTCAACGTGTTGTTTCAAGAAAGCATCCAGAGCTTTACGGAAAAGCTGAAGCGAGATTTTTCGGAATTGCCTGTCAGAGAAGGCTTTCACCACGTATTTTGCTGTCTCGTTCAATTTACGAATGAGAGCGACTATGCGCTTTTTTTTCTTGAAACGAAGAAAGACGCTCATTACTTAAACGACACAAGCAGAAAAATGATAGAAAACCTGACTCATATGCTTGATGACTATTTTAACAAGGGAAAGGCGGAAGGCGTGATTCGCAGCCTGCCCTCGAATGTGTTAATTGCGATTGTGTTAGGAGCGTTTCTCAAGATATATCAGCTCGTTCAAACGGGCGATATACAGATGGACATGAATTTAATGACCGAAGTGGAACAATGCTGCTGGGACGCCATTAAGCTTCATTGA
- a CDS encoding class I SAM-dependent methyltransferase, with protein sequence MLENRLYKRSNLLKLFSRKYKQTKTIEHMMIDSIDIQENDRILEIGIGNGTVFKNITEKLEKGSLKSIDPSKRKVRQISRANRKNMGKGEIFHGYPENIPFADRAFNKVFSLHTVQSCTDIKLALREIYRVLQIDGRFYIHIDTNTGGKEKMYMQLLKDQHFRDLSVIRRDSCLCIVAVK encoded by the coding sequence ATGCTAGAAAATAGACTCTATAAACGATCGAATCTTTTGAAATTATTTTCTCGGAAATATAAGCAAACCAAAACAATTGAGCATATGATGATTGACTCTATAGACATACAAGAAAATGACAGAATTTTAGAAATTGGAATCGGAAATGGCACTGTCTTTAAGAATATAACCGAGAAACTGGAAAAAGGCAGCTTAAAAAGCATTGATCCTTCAAAGCGAAAGGTAAGGCAGATATCACGCGCGAATCGAAAGAACATGGGGAAAGGAGAGATTTTTCATGGCTATCCTGAGAATATTCCCTTTGCTGACCGTGCATTTAATAAAGTGTTTTCCTTACATACGGTTCAGAGCTGCACTGATATAAAGCTTGCATTAAGAGAAATTTACCGGGTGCTTCAAATTGACGGCCGGTTTTACATTCATATTGACACAAATACAGGTGGAAAAGAGAAAATGTATATGCAATTGCTGAAAGACCAGCATTTCAGGGATCTTTCTGTCATTAGGCGTGATTCTTGTCTTTGCATTGTGGCTGTTAAATAA
- a CDS encoding YrzI family small protein — MTINLFFLTLTINKRFKNPEEFEREQQIERIYDEMKESQLKHLYLTNWR, encoded by the coding sequence ATGACGATTAACCTATTCTTTTTAACATTAACGATTAACAAACGGTTTAAAAACCCAGAAGAATTCGAACGAGAACAGCAGATTGAGCGGATTTATGATGAAATGAAAGAGTCTCAGCTAAAGCATCTTTATTTAACAAACTGGCGCTAA
- a CDS encoding formate/nitrite transporter family protein, whose protein sequence is MAFRKPDEIADAAIEAGVKKIKLPMPSLLVLGFLGGAFIALGYLLDIRVIGDLPKEWGSLSSLIGAAVFPVGLILVVLAGAELITGNMMSVAMALFSRKISVKELAVNWGIVTIMNLIGALFVAYFFGHLVGLTETGPYLEKTIAVAQGKLDMSFGKVLISGIGCNWLVCLAVWLSFGAQDGAGKILGIWFPIMAFVAIGFQHVVANMFVIPAAIFAGSFTWGQFIGNIIPAFIGNVIGGALFVGLIYFIAYHKKDRSRKEMKQVS, encoded by the coding sequence ATGGCTTTTCGGAAACCGGATGAAATAGCGGATGCAGCAATTGAAGCAGGAGTGAAAAAAATAAAGCTCCCGATGCCGTCTCTGCTTGTGCTGGGGTTTTTAGGAGGCGCATTTATCGCACTTGGGTACTTGCTCGATATCAGGGTCATCGGCGATCTTCCGAAAGAATGGGGAAGCTTGTCCAGCTTGATTGGGGCTGCAGTATTTCCCGTCGGTCTGATCCTTGTGGTTCTCGCTGGCGCCGAACTGATCACAGGGAATATGATGTCAGTTGCGATGGCTTTATTTTCGAGAAAAATATCAGTAAAAGAATTAGCGGTTAACTGGGGAATCGTCACGATTATGAACTTAATCGGCGCATTATTTGTTGCTTACTTTTTCGGGCATTTGGTTGGATTGACTGAAACAGGTCCTTATTTAGAAAAAACAATTGCCGTTGCGCAAGGAAAGCTTGATATGAGTTTCGGAAAGGTTCTCATTTCCGGCATCGGCTGTAACTGGCTTGTATGTCTTGCGGTGTGGCTTTCTTTCGGCGCCCAAGACGGAGCAGGAAAAATCCTTGGCATTTGGTTCCCGATTATGGCTTTTGTAGCAATCGGATTTCAGCACGTTGTCGCCAACATGTTTGTGATTCCCGCTGCTATTTTTGCAGGCTCGTTTACATGGGGGCAGTTTATCGGGAACATCATTCCGGCTTTTATCGGCAATGTCATCGGCGGAGCGCTATTTGTCGGTCTCATTTATTTTATCGCATATCATAAGAAAGACCGCTCCAGAAAAGAAATGAAGCAGGTGTCATGA
- a CDS encoding DUF2294 domain-containing protein produces MSKKIHEFNDIIRKLRKELFGKGPERIHTVFVENMAVSTLYGNLSASEQFIARTPEGREMVHAARTSLIQDLYSKQTPEGMEELIGAKLVHLFSDIKIEENIAVSVFVFDQKIDDQKEVLQS; encoded by the coding sequence ATGTCTAAAAAAATTCATGAGTTCAATGATATTATTCGAAAACTTCGCAAAGAATTGTTCGGAAAAGGGCCTGAAAGGATTCATACTGTATTTGTAGAAAACATGGCCGTCTCCACGCTGTACGGAAATCTGAGCGCAAGCGAGCAATTTATCGCCCGCACACCTGAAGGAAGAGAAATGGTGCATGCGGCCCGGACAAGCCTGATCCAAGATCTTTATTCCAAACAAACGCCGGAAGGAATGGAGGAGCTGATCGGAGCTAAGCTTGTCCATTTGTTTTCTGATATCAAAATCGAGGAAAATATCGCTGTATCTGTGTTTGTCTTTGACCAAAAAATAGATGATCAAAAAGAAGTTCTGCAAAGCTAG
- the fdhF gene encoding formate dehydrogenase subunit alpha has translation MMDVKSISVRVDGTEIQARAGATILDILNENGIEYPQICHVPEVDPIQTCDTCIVEANGKLVRSCSTVAESGMSIDLSGNRVKEAQTEAMDRLLENHLLYCTVCDNNNGNCTLHNTAEMMGIEHQKYPYTPKEDPSCAVDMSHPFYRYDPNQCIACGQCVEVCQNLQVNETLSIDWERERPRVIWDEGVPINESSCVSCGQCVTVCPCNALMEKSMLGQAGFMTGIKEDVMEPMIDLVKNVEPGYGSIFAISEVEAAMRETRTKKTKTVCTFCGVGCSFEVWTKGRDILKIQPVSDAPVNAISTCVKGKFGWDFVNSEERITKPLIRKNGAFVESSWEEALDLVASRLGSIKEQYGNGSVGFISSSKITNEENYVIQKLARQVFETNNVDNCSRYCQSPATDGLFRTVGMGGDAGTIKDIAKAGLVIIVGANPAEGHPVLATRVKRAHKLHGQKLIVADLRKNEMAERSDLFISPKQGTDQVWLMAVTKYMIDQGWHDQAFIDENVNYFEDYKETLKTYTLDYAERVTGLSKENMIEMAEMIRDADGTCVLWGMGVTQNTGGSDTSAAISNLLLATGNYRRPGAGAYPLRGHNNVQGACDMGTLPGWLPGYQHITDDKARAKFEEAYGVEIEGKPGLDNIQMLHSIEEGKMKAMYLVGEDMALVDSNANHVHDILSSLDFFVVQDIFLSRTAQYADVVLPATPSLEKDGTFTNTERRVQRLYQALPTLGDAKPDWWIIQEVANRLGANWNYSHPSDIFSEMASLSPLFGKASYEVLEDWNSFLWGSFTGESTPLLYEDGFNFPDKKARFALSDWTEPAAFPEEYDLHINNGRMLEHFHEGNMTNKSKGIQAKVPNVFVEISPELAQERGVCDGSLVRLVSPFGAVKLNALITDRVRKNELYLPMNSTDKESAINFLTGPAADKRTNTPAYKQTKVRMEVLGGCETAPLPKTNPRNKKRHPQNGVEAERKWNRPGYVHLTD, from the coding sequence ATGATGGACGTTAAGTCGATCAGTGTCCGTGTAGACGGAACAGAAATTCAAGCACGAGCAGGGGCCACAATTTTAGACATTTTAAATGAAAATGGGATTGAATACCCGCAGATTTGCCACGTTCCAGAGGTTGATCCGATTCAAACTTGTGATACTTGCATTGTAGAGGCGAACGGCAAGCTGGTTCGTTCATGCTCTACTGTCGCAGAAAGTGGAATGTCAATTGATCTTTCGGGAAATCGGGTGAAAGAAGCACAAACCGAAGCGATGGACCGCCTTCTTGAAAATCATTTGCTGTATTGTACGGTTTGCGATAACAACAATGGGAACTGTACGCTGCATAATACAGCGGAAATGATGGGGATCGAGCATCAAAAATACCCATACACGCCAAAAGAAGATCCGTCTTGCGCGGTTGATATGTCTCACCCTTTTTACCGCTATGATCCAAACCAATGTATTGCCTGCGGCCAGTGTGTTGAGGTGTGTCAAAACCTTCAGGTAAATGAAACACTTTCAATTGACTGGGAACGCGAACGCCCGCGCGTCATTTGGGATGAAGGAGTTCCGATCAATGAGTCTTCTTGTGTCAGCTGCGGCCAGTGTGTCACAGTATGCCCATGTAATGCGCTGATGGAAAAATCAATGCTCGGGCAGGCTGGCTTTATGACAGGCATTAAAGAGGATGTCATGGAGCCGATGATTGACCTCGTGAAAAACGTTGAACCGGGGTATGGCAGCATTTTTGCCATTTCTGAAGTCGAAGCGGCAATGCGAGAAACGAGAACGAAAAAAACCAAAACCGTATGTACGTTCTGCGGTGTCGGATGTTCTTTTGAAGTATGGACAAAAGGACGGGATATTTTAAAAATCCAGCCTGTTTCTGACGCTCCGGTTAACGCGATTTCTACATGTGTCAAAGGGAAATTCGGCTGGGATTTCGTCAATTCTGAAGAGCGGATCACAAAGCCTTTAATCCGTAAAAACGGGGCTTTTGTTGAATCTTCTTGGGAAGAGGCCCTGGATCTTGTCGCAAGCAGATTAGGATCCATTAAGGAGCAGTACGGCAACGGATCTGTCGGGTTTATTTCTTCTTCTAAAATCACGAATGAAGAAAACTATGTCATTCAAAAATTAGCGCGTCAGGTATTTGAAACAAACAACGTCGATAACTGCTCACGCTACTGCCAGTCTCCTGCCACAGACGGATTGTTCCGCACTGTCGGCATGGGCGGTGATGCCGGCACGATTAAAGATATTGCCAAAGCCGGTCTCGTCATCATTGTCGGCGCCAATCCGGCGGAAGGACATCCGGTGCTTGCAACACGTGTCAAACGAGCGCACAAGCTTCATGGACAAAAACTGATTGTTGCCGACCTGCGTAAAAATGAGATGGCTGAGCGGTCTGATCTGTTCATCAGCCCTAAACAAGGCACAGACCAAGTTTGGCTGATGGCCGTTACGAAATATATGATTGACCAAGGCTGGCATGATCAGGCATTTATTGATGAGAACGTGAATTACTTTGAAGATTATAAAGAAACGCTAAAAACCTATACGCTTGATTATGCGGAACGCGTCACAGGCCTTTCCAAAGAAAACATGATTGAAATGGCGGAAATGATTCGTGACGCTGATGGCACTTGTGTCCTTTGGGGAATGGGTGTCACACAAAATACAGGCGGCTCTGATACGTCAGCAGCAATTTCAAACCTGCTTCTCGCCACGGGCAACTATCGCCGTCCTGGTGCCGGCGCGTATCCTTTGCGCGGACACAATAACGTACAAGGCGCTTGCGATATGGGAACACTGCCTGGCTGGCTGCCGGGGTATCAGCATATTACTGATGACAAAGCCCGCGCTAAATTTGAAGAAGCTTACGGTGTCGAAATTGAAGGAAAACCTGGTTTAGATAATATTCAAATGCTTCATTCCATTGAAGAAGGAAAAATGAAGGCGATGTACCTTGTCGGTGAAGATATGGCGCTTGTCGATTCAAACGCGAACCATGTGCATGATATTTTATCAAGCCTTGATTTCTTTGTGGTTCAGGACATCTTCCTGTCAAGAACAGCTCAATATGCCGATGTCGTCTTGCCTGCCACTCCTTCACTTGAAAAAGACGGGACATTTACCAATACAGAACGCCGCGTGCAGCGATTGTATCAGGCGCTTCCGACACTTGGTGACGCAAAACCGGACTGGTGGATTATTCAAGAGGTGGCAAACCGCTTAGGAGCAAACTGGAATTACAGCCATCCAAGTGACATTTTCTCAGAAATGGCGAGCCTTTCACCTCTGTTTGGCAAAGCAAGCTATGAGGTGCTTGAAGACTGGAACAGCTTCCTATGGGGCAGCTTTACAGGTGAAAGCACACCGCTTCTGTATGAAGACGGATTTAATTTCCCTGACAAAAAAGCCCGCTTTGCCCTTTCTGATTGGACTGAGCCAGCGGCATTTCCAGAAGAATATGACCTTCATATCAATAACGGCCGGATGCTGGAGCATTTCCACGAAGGAAACATGACAAATAAATCGAAAGGCATCCAAGCAAAAGTGCCGAATGTATTCGTTGAAATCTCGCCTGAGCTTGCACAGGAGCGAGGTGTTTGTGACGGTTCACTTGTCCGGCTCGTTTCTCCGTTCGGAGCAGTCAAATTAAACGCGCTGATCACAGACCGGGTACGGAAAAATGAGCTCTATCTGCCAATGAACTCAACAGACAAGGAGTCAGCGATAAACTTCCTGACGGGGCCTGCAGCTGATAAACGGACGAACACGCCTGCTTATAAACAGACAAAGGTTCGCATGGAGGTACTTGGAGGCTGTGAAACAGCGCCGCTTCCGAAAACAAATCCGCGCAACAAAAAACGGCACCCGCAAAACGGGGTCGAAGCAGAAAGAAAATGGAACCGTCCAGGCTATGTCCATCTGACTGATTAA
- a CDS encoding DUF1641 domain-containing protein yields MATPITTIKKETKTAEQIKLEKIEELKELLAENEDAVSKTMTIMNELNDLGIFDAATSMLRAKEDIAKIALGQVSREPVTNLINTMMAAGGALTKADPEFTGKLLESVMAGTEQAQSFLKEDKKVGIFDLLKAMNDPDINRAVGFGLQFLKGMGKELQEK; encoded by the coding sequence ATGGCCACTCCGATTACGACAATCAAAAAAGAAACAAAAACTGCCGAGCAGATTAAGCTTGAAAAAATAGAAGAACTGAAAGAGCTGCTGGCGGAAAATGAGGATGCCGTCTCTAAAACGATGACGATCATGAATGAACTTAATGATCTTGGAATTTTTGACGCGGCAACAAGTATGCTGAGAGCGAAGGAAGACATCGCTAAAATTGCACTCGGCCAGGTTTCGCGTGAGCCCGTCACCAACCTCATCAACACAATGATGGCCGCTGGAGGCGCATTGACAAAAGCAGATCCTGAGTTTACAGGAAAGCTTTTAGAAAGCGTGATGGCTGGAACTGAACAGGCGCAAAGCTTTTTAAAAGAAGACAAGAAAGTCGGGATTTTCGACCTTTTAAAAGCAATGAATGATCCTGATATCAACAGGGCCGTCGGCTTCGGCCTTCAGTTTTTAAAAGGCATGGGAAAAGAACTGCAAGAGAAATAA
- a CDS encoding flavin-containing monooxygenase — MYDTIVIGAGQAGISIGYYLKQTDQKFIILDKSQGVGESWKERYDSLVLFTSRMYSSLPGMHLEGEKNGFPSKDEIVAYLKKYVERFDIPIQLQTDVISVLKSKNYFLIKTNQGEYQSKNLIIATGPFHTPNIPSISKDLADNIHQLHSSQYKNSKQLVHGNVLVVGGGNSGAQIAVELSKERVTYLACSNKLVYLPLLIGKRSIFWWFDKLGVLHASHTSIVGKFIQKKADPIFGYELKHAIKQREIMLKTRVVAGKQNEIFFKDSSALEVNNIIWATGFRNPLNWINIKGVLDEEGRITHHRGVSPVEGLYFIGLPWQHRRGSALLQGVGNDAEYIVKQMNDK, encoded by the coding sequence ATGTATGACACGATAGTAATTGGAGCTGGTCAAGCAGGAATCTCAATAGGATATTATCTTAAGCAGACCGACCAAAAGTTTATCATTTTGGATAAAAGTCAGGGGGTTGGGGAGAGCTGGAAAGAACGGTATGACTCATTGGTTTTATTTACTTCTCGAATGTATAGCTCTTTGCCTGGGATGCATCTTGAAGGAGAAAAAAACGGATTTCCTTCAAAAGATGAAATTGTAGCTTATCTAAAGAAATATGTTGAAAGATTTGATATTCCAATCCAATTACAGACAGATGTAATAAGTGTTCTAAAATCAAAGAATTATTTCTTAATAAAAACAAATCAGGGAGAATATCAATCAAAGAATCTTATCATTGCTACAGGTCCTTTTCATACCCCTAATATTCCATCAATATCAAAAGATTTAGCTGATAATATTCATCAACTACACTCGTCACAATATAAGAATTCAAAACAATTGGTACATGGAAATGTACTAGTAGTTGGTGGGGGGAATAGTGGTGCGCAGATAGCTGTTGAATTATCCAAAGAAAGAGTTACATATTTAGCCTGTAGTAATAAACTTGTTTATTTGCCTTTATTGATCGGAAAAAGAAGCATCTTTTGGTGGTTTGATAAGTTAGGAGTTTTACATGCAAGTCATACATCGATAGTAGGCAAATTCATTCAAAAGAAAGCTGATCCAATATTTGGGTATGAACTAAAACACGCAATAAAACAGAGGGAGATTATGTTAAAAACAAGAGTCGTAGCTGGTAAGCAAAATGAAATCTTTTTTAAAGATTCATCTGCATTAGAAGTAAACAATATTATTTGGGCTACTGGTTTTAGGAATCCCCTTAATTGGATAAATATAAAAGGTGTTTTGGATGAAGAAGGCCGAATCACACATCATAGAGGTGTTTCACCTGTAGAGGGATTGTACTTTATAGGTTTGCCTTGGCAGCATAGGCGAGGTTCAGCGCTCCTTCAAGGTGTAGGAAATGATGCTGAATACATTGTAAAACAAATGAACGATAAATAA